AATGGGTGAAATCATCTGCTCGCGCCATGCGCGACTGACCCCTGCCTCACCGACGTTTTAATCCCGCGCCAGCTTCCCCGCGATCTGCGTGACGTGCCTGCCCTGAAAACTCGCCATCGCAAGTTCGCTGTCGCTGGGCTGGCGGCTGCCGTCGCCGCCCGCGATGGTGGACGCGCCATACGGGCTGCCGCCGGCAATATCTTCAAGGCCCATCTGCTCCTTCGAGGTGTA
The DNA window shown above is from Gammaproteobacteria bacterium and carries:
- the wrbA gene encoding NAD(P)H:quinone oxidoreductase type IV is translated as VFTSTASQHGGQETTLICTHVTLLHLGFVIVGLPYTSKEQMGLEDIAGGSPYGASTIAGGDGSRQPSDSELAMASFQGRHVTQIAGKLARD